The following are encoded in a window of Aerococcus sanguinicola genomic DNA:
- the spxA gene encoding transcriptional regulator SpxA produces MVKLYTSPSCTSCRKARAWLEENEIAYEERNIFSEPLSSDEIKDILRMTENGTEEIISTRSKAFQELDLNLEEIGLNELFDLIQTTPGLLRRPIIMDEKRLQVGYNEDEIRRFLPRKVRKIELHEALRKMG; encoded by the coding sequence ATGGTAAAATTATACACGTCACCAAGTTGCACTTCATGCCGTAAAGCGCGCGCTTGGCTAGAAGAGAACGAGATAGCTTATGAAGAGCGCAATATCTTTTCCGAACCCCTCAGTTCAGATGAAATCAAAGACATTTTACGTATGACTGAAAATGGGACTGAAGAAATTATTTCAACAAGATCTAAGGCTTTCCAAGAATTGGACCTAAATCTTGAAGAAATCGGTTTGAATGAACTGTTTGATTTAATTCAAACAACGCCAGGCTTACTTCGCCGTCCAATTATTATGGATGAGAAGCGCCTGCAAGTAGGATACAACGAAGATGAAATTCGTCGCTTCCTACCTCGCAAAGTTCGTAAGATTGAACTGCATGAAGCTTTACGTAAGATGGGCTAA
- a CDS encoding lipoate--protein ligase yields the protein MYYVKNEYQGEEIYDPRLNLAIEYYLLNEKRLDEPILLFYINEPSIIIGKNQNTRAEINQDYVRDHNIHVVRRFSGGGAVYHDLGNISFCFITDDDGNSFRNFKKFTDPVIDALHKMGVEGAELRGRNDLVIDGKKFSGNAMYSHKGRMTAHGTLMFDVDISVTTEVLKPKKEKLTSKGVKSVRSRVTNIKPFLNDDYQNISIHEFREILLKFIFDVDSLDQVKEYQLTDEDWEEIFRFRDRYTGNNDWNYGKDPDYELIREGRTPAGQIEFQFNISKGKIQEISIYGDFFGLGEISDVEDALRGSDYTEEGLRETFSALDINKYFGNISVEDLIDLIY from the coding sequence ATGTATTACGTAAAGAATGAATACCAAGGTGAAGAAATCTATGATCCTAGGCTTAATTTAGCCATTGAATATTATTTACTCAATGAGAAACGTTTAGATGAGCCCATTCTTCTTTTTTATATTAATGAGCCTTCTATTATTATTGGTAAAAACCAGAACACCCGGGCCGAAATTAACCAGGACTATGTGCGTGACCATAATATCCATGTCGTCCGCCGCTTTTCAGGTGGGGGAGCGGTCTACCATGACCTAGGAAATATTTCTTTCTGCTTTATCACCGATGATGACGGCAATTCCTTCCGCAATTTCAAGAAGTTTACAGACCCTGTGATTGATGCCTTGCACAAGATGGGGGTTGAGGGCGCAGAGTTACGTGGCCGCAATGACTTGGTGATTGATGGCAAGAAGTTCTCTGGTAATGCCATGTACAGCCACAAGGGCCGGATGACCGCCCACGGGACCCTGATGTTTGATGTGGATATTTCGGTAACAACAGAGGTCTTAAAGCCTAAAAAAGAAAAATTAACGTCTAAGGGCGTTAAATCCGTTCGCAGCCGGGTGACGAACATTAAACCTTTCTTGAACGATGATTATCAAAATATTTCTATCCATGAATTCCGTGAAATTCTCCTGAAATTTATCTTTGATGTGGATAGCTTAGACCAAGTCAAAGAGTACCAATTGACGGATGAAGACTGGGAAGAAATCTTCCGCTTTAGAGACCGTTACACTGGGAATAATGACTGGAATTATGGCAAGGATCCAGACTATGAGCTGATCCGCGAAGGCCGGACGCCAGCTGGCCAAATTGAATTTCAATTCAATATCTCTAAAGGAAAAATTCAAGAAATTTCAATTTATGGGGACTTCTTCGGCTTGGGCGAAATCTCCGATGTAGAAGATGCCCTCAGAGGCTCGGACTATACGGAAGAGGGGCTAAGAGAGACTTTCTCAGCCCTTGATATTAATAAATATTTTGGCAATATCTCCGTCGAAGACTTGATTGACTTGATTTATTAG
- a CDS encoding adaptor protein MecA — MEMEYINENTMRVFIASEDLVDRGISFTDIISDQKAVESFFLSVLEEMDTSRRFQDSEALTFQVMPKKGGIDLYISKTGPETSPEEERRAYKKLLDIIEEGEAKLEQEDSILSKDWDQEDWNQVILGFQKFDDLIAFSHAYPLRDVQVDLYQLGGQFYYLLTFNPTEYDPGTIENAIYCALEYGQLPSINQAVLREHGQILAEGRANQTIANNFK, encoded by the coding sequence ATGGAAATGGAATATATCAATGAAAATACTATGCGTGTCTTTATCGCGTCAGAAGACCTCGTTGACCGAGGAATTTCCTTCACCGATATTATTAGCGACCAGAAGGCTGTCGAAAGTTTCTTCCTATCTGTCTTGGAAGAAATGGATACCTCCCGGCGCTTCCAAGACTCGGAAGCCCTCACCTTCCAAGTGATGCCTAAAAAGGGAGGAATTGATCTCTATATCAGCAAGACGGGACCTGAAACTTCCCCTGAAGAAGAGCGCCGAGCTTATAAGAAATTGCTCGATATCATCGAAGAGGGCGAAGCCAAATTAGAACAGGAAGATAGCATCTTGAGCAAGGACTGGGATCAAGAAGACTGGAACCAGGTCATTCTTGGCTTCCAAAAATTCGATGACCTCATCGCCTTCAGCCACGCCTATCCCCTAAGAGACGTCCAAGTCGACCTCTACCAGCTAGGCGGCCAATTCTATTATCTTTTAACCTTTAACCCGACTGAATATGATCCTGGAACCATCGAGAACGCCATCTATTGTGCCCTCGAATACGGACAACTTCCTTCCATCAATCAGGCGGTTCTAAGAGAACACGGCCAAATCCTAGCAGAAGGCCGCGCCAACCAAACCATCGCCAATAACTTTAAATAA